A genome region from Sphingomonas sp. BGYR3 includes the following:
- a CDS encoding bifunctional riboflavin kinase/FAD synthetase translates to MERLDGGSALPPAFRGGIVALGNFDGFHAGHQAVADEAIRWAHALGRPAIIATFDPHPVRFFRPDTPPFRLTTLDQRQRLFAQAGADAMLVFGFDAALAGLSARQFCGERLVAHAGAAGVVTGADFTFGKGRDGDVHVLAMLGETLGFSARIVAPVSDGEVISSSRIRAALQAGDPREATRLLTRPFAVEGVVEHGAKLGRQLGYPTANLSMGQYLRPAYGIYAVRGHLADGRVLDGAANLGIRPTIEGQATELLEPYFFDFSGDLYGQRIEVEFIDFIRPEGRFDSLDALKDQMARDCDAARAALAR, encoded by the coding sequence ATGGAGCGGCTTGACGGCGGCTCGGCGCTGCCCCCGGCGTTTCGCGGCGGCATCGTCGCGCTGGGCAATTTCGACGGGTTTCACGCCGGGCATCAGGCCGTGGCGGATGAGGCGATCCGCTGGGCGCACGCGCTTGGCCGCCCGGCGATCATCGCCACCTTCGATCCGCATCCCGTCCGCTTCTTTCGCCCCGACACCCCGCCCTTCCGCCTGACCACGCTGGATCAGCGGCAGCGATTGTTCGCGCAGGCCGGGGCCGATGCGATGCTCGTCTTCGGCTTTGACGCCGCGCTTGCCGGCCTGTCCGCCCGGCAATTCTGCGGCGAACGGTTGGTCGCCCATGCCGGGGCGGCGGGGGTCGTCACCGGCGCTGACTTCACCTTTGGCAAGGGCCGCGACGGCGATGTCCATGTGCTGGCGATGCTGGGCGAAACCCTCGGCTTTTCCGCCCGCATCGTCGCCCCGGTCAGCGATGGCGAGGTCATTTCCTCCAGCCGCATCCGCGCCGCGCTTCAGGCGGGCGATCCGCGGGAAGCCACGCGCCTGCTCACCCGCCCCTTCGCGGTCGAGGGGGTGGTGGAACATGGCGCAAAGCTGGGGCGGCAACTCGGCTATCCCACCGCCAACCTGTCGATGGGCCAGTATCTGCGCCCGGCCTATGGCATCTATGCCGTGCGCGGCCATCTTGCCGACGGGCGCGTGCTGGACGGCGCGGCCAATCTCGGCATCCGCCCGACGATCGAGGGTCAGGCCACAGAGCTGCTCGAACCCTATTTCTTCGATTTTTCGGGCGACCTCTATGGACAGCGGATCGAGGTTGAATTCATCGACTTCATCCGGCCGGAGGGGCGGTTCGACAGCCTTGATGCGCTCAAGGATCAGATGGCGCGCGATTGCGATGCGGCCCGCGCGGCGCTCGCCCGCTAA